One stretch of bacterium DNA includes these proteins:
- a CDS encoding AAA family ATPase, with amino-acid sequence MVDTQKPRVDVLAGILEALDAPETVPATPGKVEMATAPTGRMMTYSKVKKDRIGPLQWAVRDLFLRDSVVENHGQPGCYKSFFDVLLAVCIAGGVAMFLGLKVDMFGPVVYIAGEGLQGIRQRLYAAAVYLGLDLDKLPIYLADRSGELVHPDEANAIGDGIAQLLGEVKPALVIVDTLAANYGAGNENATEDMNAFVNSCKKLQQRFGCVVLISHHEAKAESAKGQGRGNGALKAGLDTEVALARVGDVMRMTISKQKEAEAIPPFHAKLIDVDLPGVFDDEGRQVRRGVLVPCDSPAVEELGLGKESRQTLDMLRDGPMTVDVMSKAAGITYDAAKQRLNRLKRGGQVDKVGDTYALKGYQGELDE; translated from the coding sequence ATGGTAGATACCCAAAAGCCCCGCGTTGACGTGCTGGCGGGCATCCTTGAGGCCCTAGACGCGCCGGAGACTGTCCCCGCGACGCCCGGCAAGGTGGAGATGGCCACAGCCCCGACGGGCCGCATGATGACCTATTCCAAGGTCAAGAAGGATCGCATCGGCCCGTTACAATGGGCAGTCCGCGACCTGTTTCTCCGGGATAGCGTGGTAGAGAATCACGGTCAACCGGGATGCTATAAATCATTCTTCGATGTCCTCTTGGCGGTATGCATCGCCGGTGGCGTGGCGATGTTCCTAGGGCTCAAGGTGGACATGTTCGGCCCCGTCGTCTATATCGCGGGTGAAGGGCTACAAGGTATACGGCAACGACTCTATGCGGCGGCGGTGTATCTGGGGCTCGATCTGGACAAGCTCCCCATATACCTAGCCGACCGCTCAGGCGAGCTAGTCCATCCCGACGAAGCGAACGCGATAGGCGATGGCATCGCTCAACTGTTAGGCGAGGTCAAGCCCGCGCTCGTCATCGTTGACACGCTCGCGGCCAACTACGGGGCGGGCAATGAGAACGCAACCGAAGACATGAACGCCTTCGTAAACTCATGCAAGAAACTACAGCAGCGTTTCGGGTGTGTGGTGTTGATCTCTCACCATGAGGCGAAGGCAGAAAGCGCGAAAGGCCAGGGACGCGGGAACGGTGCGCTCAAGGCCGGACTTGATACCGAGGTAGCGCTTGCTCGTGTTGGCGACGTTATGCGCATGACGATCTCCAAACAGAAAGAGGCCGAAGCGATACCGCCCTTCCATGCAAAGCTGATCGACGTAGACCTGCCCGGCGTCTTTGACGATGAGGGCCGACAGGTGCGGCGCGGTGTGCTAGTCCCTTGCGACTCACCCGCCGTAGAGGAGCTAGGACTCGGCAAAGAATCACGGCAGACGCTCGACATGCTCAGGGATGGCCCCATGACCGTGGACGTGATGAGCAAGGCGGCGGGCATTACATACGATGCCGCAAAGCAGCGATTGAATAGGCTCAAGCGAGGGGGGCAGGTGGACAAGGTGGGCGATACCTACGCGCTAAAAGGGTATCAAGGGGAGCTAGACGAATGA